AAGGACGTGATGCCTGGTGTGCCGGAAATGATCCGTGAATTCCAGGTTGAGGGGACGTTCCCCGATGGAACCAAACTCGTGACGGTTCACAATCCGATCCCGTAAGCGGTAGACATCTCACGTGAACGATAGACAATGAGAGAAGCCGGTCCCTCCAAGTGTCTTTCGAGTTCAACTGGCAGCGGAGATGAGTTCAGTTTGAAGTCTGACACGAGTTGGTGCTCACACGTCCTGTCTGGAGTGGAAGCCTCAATGAAGGGTCGCACATCAATACGCGTATGAACAAGGAGAGATGGTACATGAAAACGAAAGCACCACAAGGTTCTGGAGAGGGCAATGAAGGGCAAACGGCTTCCGAACAAACAGGAACTTCGCGGCGGCAGTTTCTTGCGCGGAGCGGGCGTGTAGCGGCAGGGGTCGGTGCCGCCTCGCTCTTGAGCAACCCCGGTCAAGCCGGACTGTCGTTTGCTGCGACTGAATCACTGATCACAAAGGTCAGCGGAACAGGAGGAGTCAAGATGAAAAAAGTGGACGCGCCGCAGAGATCGAAGGAGGCGTTAGCCGCAGCGGTCAGGGCTGAGTTGAACGCCCCGATCATCCCTGGTGAGATCATGACGGTGGCGGGCGATATCGAGATGTTGAAAGGACGCGAGACCAAGGAAGTAACGGTCAAGAACTTAGGTGATCGTCCGATTCAGGTCGGTTCGCACTGTCATTTCTTCGAGTCCAATCGTGCGCTCAAGTTCGATCGTGAGCAGGCGTTCGGCTTTCGGCTGGCTGTTCCGGCCGGCACGGCAGTCCGCTTTGAGCCGGGTGAAGAAAAGAAAGTGACGCTCGTGGCACTGGCTGGGAATCGACTGATGCAGGGTGTCAACGGATTGACTGAAGGGCTGTTGGATGATCCGAAAGTCAAAGCCAAGGCCGTGGGACTCGCCGCTGATCGCGGATTTGGAAAAGGAGGCGCACGGTGAAAATTTCACGCAAGCAATATGCATCTCTGTATGGACCTACGACCGGCGATCGTGTCCGACTGGCCGACACGGACTTGATCATCGAAGTCGAGGAAGATCGGACTGTCCCCGGTGAAGAAGCCGTCTTCGGCGGCGGGAAAACCATTCGTGACGGCATGGGGCAGTCCGCGCGCGCGACCAGCACCAGCGGGCAGCTCGACTGCGTGATCACGAACGCGCTCATCCTTGACTACACCGGTGTCATCAAGGCCGACATCGGCATCAAGGACGGCCGGATCGTCGGGATCGGCAAGGCGGGCAACTCTGATCTCATGGCGGGTGTGACGCCAGGCATGGAAATCGGCCCAGGGACGGAAGCGATTTCCGGCGAAGGCAAGATCGTCACGGCCGGTGGCATTGATACGCACATTCACTTCATTTGCCCGCAGCAATGTTGGGAGGCGTTGTCGGCCGGGTTGACCACGATGATCGGTGGTGGGACTGGTCCTTCAAGCGGAACCAGTGCGACCACCTGTACGCCTGGTCCATGGAACATCCATCGGATGTTGGAAGCGTCGGAAGGTATCCCGATCAATCTCGGTTTCATGGGGAAGGGAAATGCGTCAAGACCTGAAGGGTTAAATGAGCAAATCGAAGCGGGGGCTCTTGGCTTGAAGCTGCATGAAGATTGGGGCACCACACCGAAGGCCATCGATACTTGCTTGAGCGTGGCTGATCGGTATGATGTGCAGGTGGCCATCCACACCGATACGCTCAATGAAGCCGGTTATATCGAGGATACGATCAAGGCGATCAAGGGAAGAACCATCCATAGCTTCCATACGGAAGGTGCAGGCGGTGGTCACGCACCGGACATCATCAAGATTTGTGGTGAGCCGAACGTGTTGCCGTCTTCAACCAACCCCACGATGCCTTTTACGGTCAATACGATGGATGAGCATCTGGACATGTTGATCGTGTGTCACAATTTGAATCCACGGATTCCCGAAGACGTTGCGTTTGCAGAGTCCCGTATCCGACGTGAAACCATTGCGGCAGAAGATATCTTGCATGATTTGGGCGCAATCAGCATCATGTCTTCAGACTCACAGGCCATGGGTCGAATCGGAGAGGTCATCACCAGGACCTGGCAAACGGCTCATAAAATGAAGGCCCAGCGGGGACACCTCACACCGGTCGGTGGGAGGGACTCCGGCCAGAACGACAACTTTCGGGCCAGGCGTTACATTGCCAAGTACACGATCAATCCAGCGATCACGCATGGCATCGCCCATGAGGTCGGGTCTATTGAGGTTGGAAAGATCGCTGACTTGGTCGTCTGGAAGCCGGAGTTTTTCGGTGTAAAGCCGGAAATGGTATTAAAAAGCGGCTTTATCGCTCAAGCGCAGATGGGCGATCCCAATGCCTCGATCCCGACACCGGAGCCAACCATCAGCCGGCCGATGTTCGGCGCATTTGGGCGTGCGTTGTCCAGCACCAGCTTTACCTTCATATCGCAGGCGGCCATGGATCATGAGATTCCCAAACGCCTTGGTCTGCAGCGGAGGGTGGCGGCAGTCAAGAACTGTCGGAATATCGGGAAGCGCGATCTCAAGCTGAATGATGCGCTTCCAAAAGTAGAAGTTCATCCGGAGACCTATATTGTGACCGCGGACGGTGTGCCGCTCACGTGTGAGCCGGCCATTGTGTTGCCGTTGGCACAACGGTATCAATTGTTCTAACCAACAAGACAGTCGGCTCGACTATCCATGTGGAGTCATCGGCCACGGTAGTCGGCCGGCTGTTGTTGTTTGTCTATTCGTAACATGAATACCCCCGCATTACTCGAAGGGTTACGGTTCGTCGATACGTTTTTCCCCTCCGGAGGCTACGCCTTTTCATCAGGGTTGGAAGCAGCGGTACAGGCCGGAGCTGTGAAGACGTCCGATCAGCTGGCCAAGTACGTCGAAGATTTGTTGCGTGGGGGTATGAGTCGCCGGGAGGTGCTTGCCGTCAAGCAGGCAAATCACGCGGCCTCGAAAGGATTGCTGGAGCTAGCGGTCCAGATCGATCGAGTGCTCGAAGCAACCAAGCTTGGGCGAGAATCGCGCATGGCCAGCCGCCAGATGGGGCGACAAGTGATCAGGGTCGCGGCGGATCAGATTCGAGCCAAGTCGATCCTGAATGAATATCGTGATGAAATGGAGGCTGATCGTGCACCGGGACATCTTGCAGTGACGTTCGGACTGACTATGGGTAGCTGCGGTTGGAGTCCAGAGGAAACTGCCGGCGCCTTCTTGTATCAAACGGCCGTGGGGTTTATCTCATCGGCGATGCGGCTGAGTCCCATCGGTCAACATGAGGGACAGCGCATCCTGGGCGAATGGCTTCCATTGATTGAACGGATCAGTCGGGAGGTTGATCTCGATACGGCCATGAGCTCATGGTCACCTATCCAAGATATTTATGCGATGCGTCATGGCTCCCTGGAATGGAGACTGTTTCGATCGTAAGGAGAAAAGAGCAGATAGCTGATGGCATATAGCGTATAACGGGAGGAAGGAGAAGAGGCTCGTGGCTATCAGCCATTGGCCATTCGCTCCTTGTATTATCATGCATGATCTTAATCGTGAGCATAGCCACAATTGGACTCCGACTCAGGCCAGAAAACAAGGCATTCCGGTCCTCGGTATCGGAGGTCCCGTCGGTTCGGGGAAGACCGCGCTGGTGGAAGCGCTGTGTCAGCGGTTGCGCGATCGCTTCAGCCTCGCTGCCGTGACCAACGATATTTTCACGAAAATCGACGCCGAAATTCTGACCAAACGTGCCGCACTTCCGGTCGATCGGATTCTTGGCGTGGAAACCGGAGGCTGTCCCCATACGGCGATCCGTGAGGACGCGTCACATAACCAGGAAGCCATTGATGATCTGCTGCGCCGGCATCCGGATGTGGAGTTGATCTTCTTGGAAAGCGGCGGGGATAACCTTGCGGCCACGTTCAGCCCGGAACTGGTGGACCATGTCATCTATGTGATTGATGTGTCGGGCGGTGACAAGATTCCACGGAAGGGTGGACCGGGGATCACGCGATCTGATTTCCTCGTCATCAACAAGATGGATTTGGCTCCGCATGTGCGTGCCGATCTCTCCGTCATGGATCGAGATACCCGCAAGATGCGCGGTGAACTTCCCTTTGTCTTCACCAATATCCTGTCCGGGGAAGGAATGGATGCGGTCGTGGCGTGGGTTGAACAGCGTATCCCGCAACGAGTCAAGCGTCCATGACCACGCCGACGCGGCAGGGACAACGGAAGAGCACGGCTCGGAAAACGGGCACGTCTCAACCAAGGACATCATCTCGGGCAAGCTCATCCACCAGGACGAAAAAATCTCCTGGACGGTTTGCGACAGAGTTAGTCGGGCGGGTCGGAGAACTGACGCTCGACTACGCGAAACGCGATCACCGAACCATTATTTCGCACTCCTATTTCACAACGCCGTGGAAATTGCTTCCTCCCATCTATCTTGATGACACGGGAGCCGCCTACACGCTGCTGGTCAATCCCTCCGGCGGTCTTGTCGGCGGTGATCATCTGTCCATCGACATGAACGTGGGGCAGGACGCGCATGTCCTGATTTCTGCCCCTTCTGCCAACCGTGTCTATAGGACAGAAGGAAAGGTGTCCGAACAGCACGTCACTATCACGGTCGGGTCCGGCGCGGTGCTCGAGTGGTTCCCTGAACATACGATCCCTTTTGCCGGTTCTCGATTTCGACAGGTACTCCAAGCCACTCTGGCGCCTGGCGCAACACTCTTATTATGGGATGCTGTCGCCTCCGGCCGTATCGCCAGAGGGGAGCGGTGGGCATTTACGGACCTGGGAAACGACATCCGAATCACGACGGCGTCCGGCAGTACGCTGCTTGAGCGCTATCTTCTTGATCCATCCACGGACTTAGGCCGTGTCGGGTTGGCGGAAGAATGGAACTATGTGGCGTCGCTCTATGTGGTGAACGACGCGACGCCCCCGGAGGTATGGACCGCACTGGAATCGACAATCGCCACGATCTTGGACACTCGTCCAGGAGAAGTCTTGGGAGGTGTGTCTGCCGGCCCTGTCCCGGGGCTTGCCGTCAAGATACTGGCTCGAGCGGCCCCTGACCTTACTGCCATCCTTGATGCGCTATGGGCAGCCGTGCGTGAAGGGTTGTGGAATCTCCCGCCGGTGTCTCTACGGAAATACTAAGCACGCCGCTCGTTTGTCTGCCGCGAATTGTAGTGCTGAGGATTGGTAACGGTTAGGAGTTTGAAGCTTTGCTCTCGGCGGAGGAGGCGGTGCGGAGCGACCAGGCCAATCCGAACAGTGACAGCGTGAAAATCAGCCATTTCGATGGGTCGAAATTATACCAGCGGGGACCGTTTCGGTAATCGCTTTGGTAGGTGTGGTGGTAATTGTGATATCCCTCGCCGAACGTCAGAAGCGAGACCAACCAGCTGTCGCGGCTTGAATCCGCTTGGCCATGGGGTTGGCTCCCCCACAGATGGCACACTGAATTGATACAAAAGGTCGAATTCAGCACGGCAAATGTCCGGCCGACGCCGGCGAGCATGAAACAGCCGAAGCCGCCGACCCAACCGCCATAGAGAAAGCCCACCACGAACGGGAGTGCCAATCCTGAGAGAAAGATAAGCCCATAATGCCGGTGTTGCCACATGACAATCGGATCTTGCTTGAGCCGTGTGGCATATTTTTCATCCGAGTATCGCCCGTCGGAGAAGAGCCATCCGCAATGGCTATGCCAGAATCCTCGTTGAGCATTGTAAGGATCGGCATCTTGGTCACAGGCGGCATGGTGGCGGATGTGATCAGCTCCCCACTTCAAGGCTGAGTTTTGCAGTGCCCATCCGCCCGCGATGAGTAATCCGGCCTTGACCCAATCGGGACACAGGAAACTTCTGTGCGAAATCAGCCGATGGTAGCCAACCGTAATGCCGAGCCCGGTAATCATGTACAGGAGCCCAAACATGGTCCAGTCCAACCAGGTATACCCATAGATGAAGGCGAAGGCGGGCACCCCGATGAGCGCGCTCCCCACCACAAGAGTGAACAGTAACACTGTCACGTAGATTGGATAGGTACGCCTGAGCGTGACGGCGGATTGTTCGGGTGTTACCATAAACGCACTACTGAGGGAAGGCGCATATCTTCATATGGAGCAGAGCTGTTGTAGATAGTCAGGCCTGAGGAGTCAGGCAACCACTCTTGCAACTTTACCAGGAGTAAGGGCAAAAAATCTACTGGAGCAAGGCAGAGAATAGCCTTTACCAGCCCCTTGTTTCACGTTGACAGCAGGCTGTAAGATTTCATATACATACTCAGTCTGAGTCAAGCTCGCCAGCGATGGTGTGGATGTGTCCACTGTAACGGACGTTGGTTTCGGAACTTTCTTCGCGACCGATGTGAAAATAGAGTGGAGTGAGAAGGTTAGGAACAGGCAGGTTGGTCTATCACAAGGAGGCAGTCCAATGAAGAGTGCGTTATCAATGATGTTTGGTGTGGCAGCCGTCGCGATAGTCGCGGCGCCTCTCACCTCGTATGCGGGCGGAACGATCAGCGGGAAGGTCACGTATGCCGGGAAGGCAGAGCAGAAGGAATTTCTCTTTTCAAAGTTCCCGAATCCAAAGTTTTGTCCTCAGATTCCCGACAAGAGCAAGGTGGACGGCGACAAGCGGTTCTTGAAGCAGATCGAAGTCGCGAAGGATGGTGGTCTCAAAGGCGCGGTCGTTGCGGTTGCGGATATTGAAGATAAGGCGTGGATGGATGGCTATGCCGGCACGGAAGTCGTGGCGGCGTTTTGTGACTTCCAGCCGTTCAGCGGCATCGTCGTCAATACCCGGCCCTTCAAGGTCGAAAACACCGATGCAGATCCTGATGATCCCAAGTCGGTGGCCGGTGTGCTCCACAATCCCCACAGCTTCACCGTGAAGGGCGTATCTTCAGCAACCGGTTTCAATATTGGTCTTGCGAAGAAGGGCGACAAGTTGGATAAGCCCGTGACCTTCCGAGGCGGCGCGGAGAAGGAAGGATACTTCCGTTTACAGTGCGACCAGCATGAGTTCATGCAGTCGTTCTTCCTTCCGGTGTCGAGCCCGCATTTCGCGGTTGTGAAGGATGACGGATCGTTCGAGCTCAAGGACGTTCCTGCCGGGAAGCATAAAGTCATTGCGTGGCATCCGTTCGCCGGCAAAGCCAAGAAGATCGAGTTCGAGGTAGATGTGGCCGATGGCGGCACCGCCAACCTCAAGGCTGAAATCAAGTAAGCCTCGTTTTGTCGATGTGATGTTGAAGGGCAGCGGAGTACCCGCTGCCCTTCGTGTTTTGGTCCTGTTGTTACGATAAGTTCGTCGCCGTGCCTTTATATTTCCGCCGCAAGAAATCAAAGATCAGCCCCCTGCTTCTACTTCCCCTCCTGCTGACGCTTGCATCCTGTTCGGTGATCGAAGGGACCTTCTCAGCGATCAAGAGCACCTTCTCGGTCCTCAAGACCGGCTATCGTGTCGCCAAAAAGACGGTCAAAGGCACGATC
The nucleotide sequence above comes from Candidatus Nitrospira nitrificans. Encoded proteins:
- a CDS encoding urease accessory protein UreD: MTTPTRQGQRKSTARKTGTSQPRTSSRASSSTRTKKSPGRFATELVGRVGELTLDYAKRDHRTIISHSYFTTPWKLLPPIYLDDTGAAYTLLVNPSGGLVGGDHLSIDMNVGQDAHVLISAPSANRVYRTEGKVSEQHVTITVGSGAVLEWFPEHTIPFAGSRFRQVLQATLAPGATLLLWDAVASGRIARGERWAFTDLGNDIRITTASGSTLLERYLLDPSTDLGRVGLAEEWNYVASLYVVNDATPPEVWTALESTIATILDTRPGEVLGGVSAGPVPGLAVKILARAAPDLTAILDALWAAVREGLWNLPPVSLRKY
- the ureG gene encoding urease accessory protein UreG, whose protein sequence is MHDLNREHSHNWTPTQARKQGIPVLGIGGPVGSGKTALVEALCQRLRDRFSLAAVTNDIFTKIDAEILTKRAALPVDRILGVETGGCPHTAIREDASHNQEAIDDLLRRHPDVELIFLESGGDNLAATFSPELVDHVIYVIDVSGGDKIPRKGGPGITRSDFLVINKMDLAPHVRADLSVMDRDTRKMRGELPFVFTNILSGEGMDAVVAWVEQRIPQRVKRP
- a CDS encoding urease subunit beta, yielding MKTKAPQGSGEGNEGQTASEQTGTSRRQFLARSGRVAAGVGAASLLSNPGQAGLSFAATESLITKVSGTGGVKMKKVDAPQRSKEALAAAVRAELNAPIIPGEIMTVAGDIEMLKGRETKEVTVKNLGDRPIQVGSHCHFFESNRALKFDREQAFGFRLAVPAGTAVRFEPGEEKKVTLVALAGNRLMQGVNGLTEGLLDDPKVKAKAVGLAADRGFGKGGAR
- a CDS encoding urease accessory protein UreF encodes the protein MNTPALLEGLRFVDTFFPSGGYAFSSGLEAAVQAGAVKTSDQLAKYVEDLLRGGMSRREVLAVKQANHAASKGLLELAVQIDRVLEATKLGRESRMASRQMGRQVIRVAADQIRAKSILNEYRDEMEADRAPGHLAVTFGLTMGSCGWSPEETAGAFLYQTAVGFISSAMRLSPIGQHEGQRILGEWLPLIERISREVDLDTAMSSWSPIQDIYAMRHGSLEWRLFRS
- the ureC gene encoding urease subunit alpha, with the protein product MKISRKQYASLYGPTTGDRVRLADTDLIIEVEEDRTVPGEEAVFGGGKTIRDGMGQSARATSTSGQLDCVITNALILDYTGVIKADIGIKDGRIVGIGKAGNSDLMAGVTPGMEIGPGTEAISGEGKIVTAGGIDTHIHFICPQQCWEALSAGLTTMIGGGTGPSSGTSATTCTPGPWNIHRMLEASEGIPINLGFMGKGNASRPEGLNEQIEAGALGLKLHEDWGTTPKAIDTCLSVADRYDVQVAIHTDTLNEAGYIEDTIKAIKGRTIHSFHTEGAGGGHAPDIIKICGEPNVLPSSTNPTMPFTVNTMDEHLDMLIVCHNLNPRIPEDVAFAESRIRRETIAAEDILHDLGAISIMSSDSQAMGRIGEVITRTWQTAHKMKAQRGHLTPVGGRDSGQNDNFRARRYIAKYTINPAITHGIAHEVGSIEVGKIADLVVWKPEFFGVKPEMVLKSGFIAQAQMGDPNASIPTPEPTISRPMFGAFGRALSSTSFTFISQAAMDHEIPKRLGLQRRVAAVKNCRNIGKRDLKLNDALPKVEVHPETYIVTADGVPLTCEPAIVLPLAQRYQLF
- a CDS encoding acyl-CoA desaturase, which gives rise to MVTPEQSAVTLRRTYPIYVTVLLFTLVVGSALIGVPAFAFIYGYTWLDWTMFGLLYMITGLGITVGYHRLISHRSFLCPDWVKAGLLIAGGWALQNSALKWGADHIRHHAACDQDADPYNAQRGFWHSHCGWLFSDGRYSDEKYATRLKQDPIVMWQHRHYGLIFLSGLALPFVVGFLYGGWVGGFGCFMLAGVGRTFAVLNSTFCINSVCHLWGSQPHGQADSSRDSWLVSLLTFGEGYHNYHHTYQSDYRNGPRWYNFDPSKWLIFTLSLFGLAWSLRTASSAESKASNS